Below is a window of Pseudomonas sp. B21-040 DNA.
CTTTCTGCCCACGCAGCGGATATGCCCGGCATGAAGATGGATGACATGGCCATGGACGGTCAGCCGATGAAGGCGCAAACAGCGCAAGCACCGGTTGCCAAGGCGGCGGGTACGGTGAAGTCAATCGACAGTGCCAAGCACACGGTAACCATCGCCCACGGTGCCGTACCCGCGGTGAAGTGGCCGCCGATGACCATGGGGTTCAAGGCTACAGAGGCGCAATTGGCTGCGGTGAAGGTGGGGGACCAGGTGAACTTCGAGTTTCAGCTTGAAGGGGCGACGGCGACGATCGTATCGATCGATGTAGCGAAGTAGCGCGTGGCGAGCCCGGTGGTGCGAAGGTCATCCGCACCACCGGTTCGTTTGCGTCAGAGCTCCTGACCCAGGAAAATCAACGTATTGCCATGCGCCTCAGCCGCTGCGCGCTGGTTATAGCTGTCGCGGTGCGAGCAGTTGAAGCCGTGTTCAGCTTCCGGGTACACGACAATTTCCACGTTATCGTTGGTGTCGAAACGCTCGGCGATTGCCTCCACGGCTTCCAGCGAAATATGGCTGTCTGCTTCACCGAAGTGCATCAACAGCGGTACTTCGATGTCATCGGCGCGGTCCAGGTGGTTCTGGATACCGCCGCCGTAATAGGCAACCGCCACATCCACATAGCCATTGGTGGCGGTGAGGTAGGACAACAAACCACCGAAGCAATAACCGATGGAGGCGATGCCGCCGTCCAGACCTGGTTGCGCATCGAGGGCGTCGATGGCCAGTTTGATGTCGGCCTGCGCCTGGGTGATGTCGGTGGCGTTCATCAACTCGACGGCGCGCTTCCAGCCGGCTTCGTCGTAGGTCAATTCGATGCGATGGCCGCTGCGCCAGAACAGGTCCGGCACGATCACCAGATAACCATCAGCGGCGTATTGTTCGGCGACCGAGCGGATGTGCTCGTTGACACCGAAGATCTCCTGGATCAATACGATTCCAGGGCCATTTTGAGTATGCGGAATGGCCAGGTAAGCGCCGAATTTACCGTCGTCGCTGTCGATCTCGATCCATTGGGTGGTTACGCTCATGGTGGCTCCTGTCTACGCAAGTGAGGTGTAGGGTGAAGCTTGCCACGGTAGCATCTCAACGATTGTGACGGCGCCAGAAAAATCGCGCCAGCAGCGTATCGAGGCTCAGCTTGCCGGCACCCGAGAGCAACAATGGCATCAGGGCGGCGAGGTAGATCAGCGGCAGTTTGAAGTTGCCGTGACCTTTGTTGCTGATGGCGTAACCCTGGGCAAGCTCACTCAATGTAGACCAATCGGCCGGCCAGTGAACGGCAGCGGTGGCGACAACCGTGACCACCATCAGACTGATCGCCGATATCCGCGTGCCAAGGCCCGCCAGAATGGCGAGTGCGCCAATCAGCTCGACCCACATCGACAGTTCCCAATTCAGCGTGGCCGGCAACTGGTCGAACGGGAACGGAAAACGGTCCTGGATATCGGCAAACCAGTTTTCGCCGTTCCATTTTTCAAGGCCGGACTCAAAAAATTCCCAGGCGATGAACAACCGCAAGGTCAGGGGCGCGAGCCAGCTGCCGGCACGGTCGAGGTTCAGGTGCAGGCCTTTCACGGCCGAAGAAATTGAAGTGTTCATTGGCATGATTTCCGTCTGGTCAGGAATGCGGGGCAACGGCGTGCCCCGCGCGATGGGTTACTCGCTGGCGCCGCACTTGCCTTCGCCACATTTGCCTTCGGCGGGTTTTTCCGACGTGTCGGCATGAGCCTGGCTGTAGCCGTGCGTCAGTTGTTTCATGCTGAACGCTTCGGATTCGGACGCCGAAGCGACGTTCGACAGGGCCAGGCCACCCGCGATGAGCAGGCCGAGGGTCAGGGAAGAAGTCGAGAGTTTGAACATGGTGATACTCCGTAGCTTGAGTGAGTGGAGCGCTTTGATCGGCGTGGCCAATCGACTGGCGTAGTTCATCAAGCGGGTGTATCTGCGATGTGTCGTTGCAGCGGGGTTTTATGGGCGAGGTGTGTCAGGAGGCTGGCTGTACACACACTGATACATAGCCACAACAAACAGGGGATTTGTGGTGGATTTGAGGTTGTGTGGTGCCGGCCGGTCCGGCGCGTGACGCTCCGGGCAATTTCCTATACATTTTCCGGCCGCCCCCCTGCATGGTGAAACCGCTTCATGTCTCTTGCGCTCGAACGTCTAGTCGCTGGCACGCCGATTCCTTTTTCCGGTAATCGTGTCACGGTTGTCAGCCCCGAACTGGCCGCGCGGTTTCAGCCCGGGGACCACCTGCTGGTGGAGCAGGTCAGCGGCGAATTGTTGCTGATTCCGGTGGCCGACCAGCAAGCGGCCAGCGTGGCGATCGAGCGAGCAGAAGCCGCATTCACCGCGATGTCGACGGTGTCGGATCAAGCGATCAGCACCTTCTTCGACCTCTTTGCCCAGCGTCTGGAAACCCCGCAATGCTGGGACTTGATCGCGGCCGCCAACCTCGCCGACATCGAACGGGCCAAGGCTCGTGGGCGCTCCACCACGCGTTTGCTGGCCGATGAGCGCATGCGCCGCGACATGATCGCCGGCCTGCGGGCCTGGCGCGATGCGCCAGCCTCACGCGGCAAAGTGATCAGTTGCGTTGAGCATGACGGCTGGAAAGTCGAACAAGTGGTGTCGCCGCTGGGCATCGTCGCGTTTGTCTTCGAAGGCCGACCGAATGTGTTTGCCGACGCCGCCGGTGTCTTGCGCACCGGTAACACCGCCGTGCTGCGCATTGGCAGCGATGCGTTGGGCACCGCCCAGGCGATCGTCACCCATGCATTGAATCCGGCATTGAGCGACGCCGGGTTGCCGGTCGGCGCGGTATCGCTGGTCGAAAGCGTCAATCATGCGGCCGGTTGGGCGATGTTCGCTGACCGGCGTCTGTCCCTGGCCGTGGCCCGAGGTTCAGGGCGTGCGGTCAGTCAATTGGGCAGCATCGCTCAACAGGCGGGCACCGCCGTCAGCCTGCATGGCACTGGTGGCGCCTGGCTGATCGCTGACAAGGACGCCGACGCGACGCGTTTCGCCGCCGTGGTGCGCAATTCTCTGGACCGCAAGGTCTGCAACACGATGAACGTCTGCCTGATCCAGCGCGACCGCGCCGCCGATCTGGTGCCGTTGTTTCTCGATGCATTGCAACAAGCCGGCAGCGCGCGGGCCCAAGGCTGCAAATTGCACATCGTCGAAGGCAGCGAGTCGTACTTGCCGACGCACTGGTTGAGTGCGAGCGTCGAAGTATTGCGCGCCGAAGGTTACCGGACCGAGGCGATGGCCGAGCCACTGCCGGAGGATCAATTGGGTCGCGAGTGGGAATGGGAAGAAACCCCGGAAGCCAGCTTGATGATCGTCGATGACCTGGACCGTGCAATTGCCTTGTTCAATCGTTACAGCCCGCAATTCACGGTGTCGTTGATCAGTGAGAATGACGCGGCGCATGAGCGTTTCTACAACGCGGTCAATGCTCCGTTTGTCGGTAACGGCATCACGCGTTGGGTCGACGGGCAGTACGCCTTGAACAAGCCGGAGTTGGGGCTTTCGAACTGGGAAAGCGGCCGGCTGTTTGCGCGCAGCGCGATTCTCTCGGGAGACGGGGTGTTCACGGTTCGTAGTCGCATGACGCAGACCTCTTTGTCGGTCAAACGCTAGGCGAGGGGCACACTATAATTAAGGTGTTTGCTCCTTCGTTCTGAAAGAGGGATACACCATGAAACTTCGTTCCTTCGAGCAATATTCTCATCACCTGGAGTCGGTCGCCCACGATGCATGGCTGACGACCCGGGTGAAATCGGTCCTGGCCATGGACGATCCAACCCTGGGACTGCAAATTCACGTCAAAACCCATGCGGGCACGGTGGCGTTGAGTGGCCGGGTCACTACCCATCGGCAATGTGAAAAGGTCGTTGCACTGACTCGTTCGGTTCAGGGGGTTGTCGATGTCGATGCCAGGGAGTTGCTGACTCACGTATTCACACCCGGCAGTTTTCCCGAACCACCTGACGCCGAAGAACGCAGTGAGCGTCGGCCACCGGATGACAAATGAGCCTGATGATCCCATCAGCAGCGCTCCTGTAAGCCAGGAGCGCTGCGCAGGGGAGGCGCATCAGGCGGCTTGTACAGTTTTGCCGTAAACAGCGCAGGTAGCGGGATGTTCTGCCAGCGACACGAAAGTGCGGCTGCTGGCTTCCAGAGCGTCAATCGAACCGGTCTCGATGTCGTAGACCCAGCCATGCAAATTCAACAGGCCTTTTTCTTGCGCCAGGCGCACGCTCGGGTGCGTCTGGATATTGGCCAGTTGCGCGATGACGTTTTCCCGGACCATTGAACTTACCTTCGCCGCGTCAGTGGCGTGAGGGCGGGATTGGTTGATGACTTTTGCCGACTCGGCGTGCTGCAACCAGCCGCTGACCGCCGGCAGGTGATCCATGCATTTACACGAGGCGATGGCGGTCATGGCGCCGCAATCCGAATGCCCACAGATCACAATGTCGCTGACACCGAGCACCGCAACCGCATATTCAACCGTGGCCGACACACCGCCGGGGTGCGGGCTGTATGACGGCACGATGTTGCCGGCGTTGCGGATGACGAACAATTCACCGGGTTCCTGCTGGGTCAGCAGTTCGGGGACGACACGGCTGTCGGAACAGGTGATGAACAACGTGCCGGGATGCTGGGTGGTGGCCAGGTGTTTGAACAAATCGGTGCGTTGTGGAAAGGCTTCGTTCTGAAACTTCAAAAAGCCGTCGATGAGCGCTTTCATGGTGATGTCCTCACTATTGTGTGTAGCAGCTGTCGAGCCTGCGTTCGGCTGCGAAGCAGTCGCCTGGATTGGCGAAGACTGCGTCTTCGGACGCAGCCTCGCGGGCTCGGCAGCTGCTACGGGGTTAGGGTGTTGGTTAGAACGGGCGCAGTGGCAGGAACTTGCCGTCGAGGGTGATCACCGCTCGGGAGCCACCTTCCGGGTCTTCGACTTTCTTCATGTCGAGCTTGAAGTTGATCGCGCTGATGATGCCGTCGCCAAATTGCTCATGAACCAGGGCTTTGAGGGTGGTGCCGTAGATCTGGATCATTTCGTAAAAGCGGTAGATGGTCGGGTCGGTCGGGACACCCGAGAGGCTGCCACGCAGCGGAATGATCTGCAGGCGGGCCACGGTGTCGGCGTCCAGGTCGAGTTTTTCGCCAATCACTTTGGCGGCGGTTTCCGGCAATGGATGCTGGCCGAGAAGGGCGGCGGTGACATAGGCCAGACCCAGGCCGGTGCCGTCGGTCAGGTCCTGCCAGGACAGATTTTTGCGGGCCTTGGCATCGAGAATCGAGGTGGTCAGGGCCAGACTCGGGTCGTTGTAAGCGTGGGACTGTTGCATGGTGATTCTCCTGTCGGCGTGGTGTCGCTTGGGTGTGAAGCCATCTTCTGCCGATTGACTCATAGCGTCCAAGATCGATATACAATGCTTTGCATAAGTCCTGCCTATAGATGAAGAGCCATGCTGCTACGACATTTGCGTTACTTGCTGGCCGTCGCCGACCACGGCGGTTTCACCCGGGCCGCCGAGGCGCTGCATGTTTCCCAGCCGACCCTGTCGCAGCAAATCCGCCAGCTTGAAGAAACCCTGGGGGTCAGCCTGTTCGACCGCACCTCGCGCACCGTCAAGCCGACCGATGCAGGAGAGGCCTATATCGAGTGCGCCCGCCGCGTATTGGTTGAGCTGGACGCCGGAAAACGTGCGCTGCATGACGTGAAGGACTTGTCTCGCGGCACCTTGCGCCTGGCCATGACGCCCACGTTCATGGCGTATCTGGTGGGGCCGTTGGTGCGCGATTACGTGGCGCGGTATCCGAATATCCATCTGGAGATTTTCGAGTTGTCGATGGACGACATCGAGGCGGGGTTGGCGGATGACTCGCTGGATATCGCCATCGCGTTCAATGACGTCAGAAATGCCGACATCGAGTCGATTCCGGCCTTTACCGAGACGCTGGGCGTGATGGTGGGGCAGGGGCACCCGTTGTATGACAGCCAGGTCGCATTGCCTGCTGAAGAGCTCGCTCAACTGGCGTTTGCGCTGTTGACCCCGGACTTCGTCACCCGCACCCGCATCAATGAGTATTTTGCTCAGGAACAGATCACCCCCAAGGTGGTGATTGAGGTCAATTCTGTCAGCACGTTGCTGGAGGTCATTCGGCACACGGCCATTGCCACCATCCTCCCGGAGGCCATCGCCAGCCAGGAGCGCGCGCTGCGCAAGATTCCATTGCTGGGGGCAGCGCCTACCCGTGGGGCGGCGTTGCTTCGTCGTAAAAACAACTACCACAGTGCGGCGTCGGTGGCGTTCATGAATCTGGTGTTGGGGACGCCTGCGCTGGCGTCAACGACCTCAATCTTCCACTGACTGGCACATGACTTTGCCGCTTTTGCTGGTGGCAGACACGACGACGGAATCGTCTTCGGCAAGGCTGATTGAAATCGTGACACCCGAACCCGTGGTTTCGAAGTGGCGATCATCGACGGCTTTGGTTTCGGCTTCTTTGTTGTTAATCAGTACCGGACCATCCTGATCCGCATGAACCGTAACGTTTGCGGGGCAGTCCGCATCGAATGGCGGGATGCCGGGGGTGGTGTTTGCAAGTGCGGCAATTGCAACCGGAAACAGCAGGAATGTCAGGGGGTTTTTCATTGCAAGCCTCCATAAATCCAGCAGCGCATACCGATAACCATAGCTTCATTTACGGCGCACACGACAAACAAAAAAAGGCCCCGCTCGATATGACGAGCGGGGCCTTTTAATTTAGAGACGCTGGATAGAACCGTGGGGAGTATCAGTAGAACCGATCAATCACCCGAACTTCGTTCTGGTTTTGCAGCGATGCCCAGGCCTGTTTCAGCGTTTGCAGAACATTACCGATGAAGTCCTTGTCGGCTGCGGCTTTCTTGCCGACATAGCCATGGCCGCGACGGTACATCTTCAGTCGGGCCAGCAGGTTCTGGTTGTTCTGATCGAACTCCGCTTCGTGAGCATGAGGCGACAGGCAGTCGATATGAACCTGGCCCGATTTGCTGATCCACAGGATGTGGCTGTCGTGGCTGTCTTTTTGCGCAGCGAACATACGAGCCAGTTCATCGATAGTGGGTTGGTTGTTCAGATTCATAATATGCCCCTTGACCATTTGGTGATCTTTCAAAGTTGATTCGCTAATACAAGTAGCCCATCGGTTAGTTGATCCCTGGCACCGAAACCAGGACGTCAGCGGTCGGCCGTTGAATTCAACGAGGTCGCGCATCTGTTGCATGTAGTCGTGTTGAATAACTGCTACGCAAAAGCGTCACAACGAAGAGAAGCAGCGAATACCTTCTGGCCATTGCCGACTTTTCAGGGTCGGCCACAAGCTTCATGAGGATTGATCGCTAGCGCTTCTCGTCCTTGTACTGGACGTTCGGGCCAGGTCAGCTTCTTCAATCTGCCTTGTGGGCAGCGTGTATCCGGGAAAAACAGCTCGGCGGTCAGACGAGCTTGCTCAAACATGTTGCGGTACTCCCGATCGGGGAGATGTCTGCATCATGCAAGGGCAAATCGGAGGCGTCAACAGTTATGTAGTGATTATTTTCAGTCACTACATATTGTCTGACAAAACGGATTGGAATGAGAAAAGTCTGTAGGAGAAGCCCGTCAGGGTGACGGCGACGGACACTGGAAACGGTAGAAGGTGCAGGGATAACCGTCTACAGACCGCTGATGCAGGGTGAATTGGCCGCCTGCGAGATCAGGGATCACTTTGGCCCAGAACCGCCGTGCGGGCGGGTTCGCATCCAGATGGAAAATCTGCCATTGACCGGGGAACTGGCTCAAGAGGGTGGAAACGACAAACTTCGCGACACCTTGGCCACGGAAACGCCGACTGACAAAGAAGTAGCCGATGTTGTATTCGGCACCCTCGAGGTGGGTGTCGCCGTCCACGCTCACGAAACCGGCAAGCTCACCGTCGACTCTGATCAAAAACGGCCGGGTCGCGGGGGTGCGCCAATAACCCGGTTTGGGCTGGATGTTGAAAAAACCATGTTCACCCAGTTTCAGTGGCAGCCATTCGCTGAAGTCGTACACATAGAACTGCATCAGATTTTCGATGGTGTCCAGTTCGTCGCGCTTTGCGGCGTGCAGTTCTATCGAAGACATGTCGGAGCGCTCCAGGTTGAGCAGGGCTGTCCGTGAATCATGCAATGTGGTGAGAAGTTGTACTTTGCGCCTTTCTTCAGCGCGTGAAAGTGGGGCTGTCGACGGGTTTGAAGAACACTAGACCATCACGATCCATTTGAAGTGCCATCAACCTTAACTTGCCGGTTTCGCCGTGCGTTTGGTGCCCGTGGACGGTTTGCGTTTCGCCGGTTTGCGCTTGTTCTTCCACGGTGCGGCACCACGCCCGGCCGGGCTTGCCGGCCCGCTGATGGTCAGGCTCAGACCGGCGCAACGCGCGACTTGCTTGCTCATCCATGCCGCCTGTTTGGTGACGAATTCTTCCAGGCTCATTTCGCCGCTCTGCACCATGTCCAGCGCCTGCTCCCAGATCGCCGTGGTGCCGGGGTCGGCAATGGCGCGCGGCACGGCATCGATCAGGCTGAAGGCCGCCGGGGTGGCGGCCAGGGCCTTGCCGTTCTTGATCAGATAACCCCGGTCGAGCAAGCCCTGGATGATCGACGCGCGTGTCGCCTCGGTGCCGATACCGGTGGTGTCCTTGAGTTTCTGCTTGAGCAGCGGATCCTCCACCAGTTTGGCGACGTTCTTCATGGCCTTGATCAGGTCGCCTTCGGTGAACGGTTTGGGTGGTTGCGTCCAGAGGTCCTTGAGCTTCACGTCGGCCACGGCGCAATCAAGCCCTTCGGCCAATGCCGGTAGGGTTTGCGGCGCCGGCACCTCTCGGCCCTTGGCGGGGGCGAGGGCCTCCGGCAGCGCACGCTTCCAGCCGGGCTCGACGATCTGTTTGCCGACGGCGCGCAAGGCTTCACCGGCGCAGTCGAAGTCAGCCTGGGTGCGATCGTATTCATGATTGGGCAGGAACTGCGCCAGATAGCGGGCACGGATCAGCGTGTAGACCGCCCGTTGCTTGCCCACCAACCGATCAAGATTCTTCGCCGCGGCCGTTGGAATGATGCCGTGGTGCGCCGTGACCTTGGCATCGTTCCAGGCCCGTGAGCGCCGCTGGGGTTCAAGGTAATCGTTCAGCGCGTTCAGGGTTGGATCGGCTTGTCGCAGGGCGGCGAGGATGCCCGGGGCCTCGCTGTGCTGACTCATCGGCAGGAAACCGCAATCACTGCGCGGGTAGGTGATGACCTTGTGGGTTTCGTAGAGCGCCTGGGCAATATCGAGGGTTTCCTGGGCGCCGAGCCCGAGCTTCTTTGAACAGACTTCCTGCAAGGTGCCCAGATCAAAGGGCAAAGGCGCGACTTCACGCATGCGTTCGGTGCGCAGCTTTTTTACCCGTGCGCTAGCGGCGTTGCCAATGGCCTGGGCTGCGCTCTGTGCCAGAGACTGATTCAGGCAGCGATCCTGATCGTCGCAAGCGTCGGATGCCGCGCGCCACTGTGCAGTGAACGCCGTGCCATCGTGCAGCAGTTGCACGTCGATGGCCCAATAGGCCACGGGGACGAAGTCGGCAATGCTGCGATCACGATCCACGACCAGCCTCAGGGTCGGTGTTTGTACCCGACCCACCGGCAATACGCCCTGATAACCGGATTGGCGGCCCAGCAGCGTAAACAACCGGCTCATGTTCATCCCGATCAACCAGTCGGCCCGGGAGCGGCCCAACGCCGAATGATAAAGGCTGAAGGTCTCCGCCCCTGGCTTCAAGGCGGCCAGTGCCTTGCGGATTGATGCATCGTCCAGCGCTGACAGCCACAGCCGGCGGATCGGCCCGCGATAACGGCAGTGCTCGACCAGCTCGCGGGCGATCATTTCGCCTTCACGGTCGGCGTCGGTGGCGATCACCAGTTCATCGGCCTCGCCGAGCAAGCGTTTCACGGCTTTGTACTGGCTGGCGGTGCGCGGCTTGACGGTCATCTTCCATTTATCGGGAATGATCGGCAGGTCCGCCAATACCCAGCGTTTGTAGCGCGCGTCGTAGGCGTCCGGCGGTGCGGTTTCCAGCAGATGACCGATGCACCAGGTCACCGTGACGTCTGTTCCCAGCCAGCAGCCGTCGCCCCGGCGCTTGGCGCCGAGCACTGCTGCAATGTCTTTGGCCTGGGAAGGTTTTTCACAGAGGTACAGCCGCATAACCACCATCGTTCATCAAATGTGCAAGAGGCGCACAGAATGGCGGGTGATGAGCGATGGAGCAATCATTATCTGTATGGATGTACAGCTAAAGCTGTTGCGTTTGTTTGCGGCAGTCAAAATGCCCCGTTTGGCTGCGAGGCAGGAGCAATGATGAATTTTGGGTTATACCTGAAAGTCGTGGTCTCAGGTTTTGGGGCTGCTGTGCGATCCATCGGGCAAGTCGGATCGCCGCACCGCACGCTCCCACAGGTTCATCACCGTCATGAGGAACGTATTCCATGAAAAGCTCCGGTCCCAGTCCTGTCATCACCATCGCAGAGCAGCCAGGCTGCCTGTTGGTGAAGTTTCATGGCATCCAGGTGGCCGCGTCTGCACGCGCACTGGTGCTGCTGGAAGCCAATTACCCGCCGGTGTACTACGTGCCGCGAGAGGACATCGACGAAAAGTATTACGCGCGCACCGATCACACCAGCTATTGCCCCTACAAGGGCGATGCCAGCTATTTCAGTTTGCAGGTGCCGGGGCATGAAGGAGCTAACGCCGTGTGGAGTTACGAAAATCCCAAGATCTCGGTGGCGCAGATTCGCGAGTACGTGGCGTTCTATCCGGATCAGGTGAAGTTTGAATTGCTCGACTCCGAGGTCTGAAGGGTAACAAAGCCACGCGTGGCGAGGGCACCAGCACCCTCGCCACAACGACCTGTCAGTTTTTGTCCAGGTCCACGTTCTTGGTTTCACGCAAGCAAATCATCCCCACCACCAGGCTCACCGCGGTAATCACCACCGGGTACCAAAGCCCGTAGAAGATGTCGCCGGTGTAGACCACCAACGCAAACGACACTGTCGGCAGGAACCCGCCAAACCAGCCGTTACCGATGTGATAGGGCAGGGACATCGAGGTGTAGCGGATGCGCGTGGGGAACAGTTCGACCATCAATGCCGCCAGCGGGCCGTAGCACATGGCAGAGATGATGATCAGCACCACGATCAACGCGACGATCATCGGTTTGTTGATTTGCTGCATATCGGCTTGGGACGGATAGCCAGCCAGTGTCACCGCGCCACGCAGGGCGGCTTCGTCGTAACCGTCGATTTGTACCTCGCCGATGCTCACCTGCACGCCACTGCCGGCGGGTGCGGCTGCGCTGGCGTAGGGCAGGCCTTGTTTGACCAGGAAGGTTTTGACCTTGTCGCACGGGCTATCAAATTTCGCCTTGCCCACGGGGTCGAACTGGAAGGTGCAGGTGGCCGGGTCGGCCATGACCGTGATCGGCGCCTGGCGGCTGGCCTGGTCAATGGCCGGGTTGGCGTAATGCGCCAGGGATTTGAAGATCGGGAAATACAGCGCGGTGGCCAGCAACAGGCCGATCATCAATACCGGTTTGCGCCCGACCTTGTCCGACAGCCAACCAAAAAAGATGAAGAACGGCGCGCCGATGATCACGCTGACGATCAGCAAGCCGTTGGCCACGGCCGGGTCCATCTTCAGGAATTGTGTGAGGAAAAACAGCACGTAAAACTGCGCGGCATAGAAGGTCACCGCTTGCCCGGCATTGATGCTGAACAGGGCGATCAACACGACCTTGAGGTTTTCCCACTTGCCGAAGGAATCGCGCAGCGGCGACTTGCAGAGTTTGCCTTCTTCTTTCATTTTCACGAAAGCAGGCGACTCATGCAGGCTCAAGCGGATCCAGGTCGAGATGCCCAGCAAAATGATCGAAAACAGGAACGGAATCCGCCAGCCCCACACTTCGAACTGATCGCCCGTGAAGTAGCGGCAACCGAGCACTACCAGCAGCGACAGCAGCAAACCGAGGGTCGCCGTGGACTGAATCCAACTGGTGTGGAAACCGCGTTTGCCCATCGGCGCGTGCTCCGCGACATAGGTGGCAGCGCCGCCATATTCACCACCCAGGGCCAGGCCCTGAAGCATGCGCAGCACCACGAGGATGATCGGCGCGGCGATGCCGATGCTCGCGTAGGTCGGCAGCAAGCCGACGCAGAAGGTCGCCAGGCCCATGAGCACAATGGTCGCGAGGAACGTGTATTTACGCCCGATCATGTCTCCCAGTCGCCCAAATACCAGCGCACCGAAGGGCCGCACGATGAAGCCTGCAGCAAAAGCCATCAGCGCAAAAATGAACGCCGTGGTGTCATTCACCCCGGCGAAAAACTGTTTACTGATCACCGCCGCAAGGGCGCCATAGAGGAAAAAGTCGTACCACTCGAAGACCGTCCCGAGCGACGACGCGAAGATGACTTTGCGGGTGCCGTGGCTGATGGCCGCGACGGGTATGGCTTCCATTGGCTGAACATGTTCTGACATATCGGTATCCCTCACAGTGATTGTTTTTGTTGTTCCACTGTCGGCGCCGGTCTTGTGGGCTGGCGCCGCTATTCCTTGATCAAGAGACTGCGGTCAGTGCGGTTTCGTTCGGGGCAAAACTCCTTGTGGGTGAGTCGAGCATCAACTGCGCGGCTTTTTCGGCAATCATCAG
It encodes the following:
- a CDS encoding dienelactone hydrolase family protein, whose amino-acid sequence is MSVTTQWIEIDSDDGKFGAYLAIPHTQNGPGIVLIQEIFGVNEHIRSVAEQYAADGYLVIVPDLFWRSGHRIELTYDEAGWKRAVELMNATDITQAQADIKLAIDALDAQPGLDGGIASIGYCFGGLLSYLTATNGYVDVAVAYYGGGIQNHLDRADDIEVPLLMHFGEADSHISLEAVEAIAERFDTNDNVEIVVYPEAEHGFNCSHRDSYNQRAAAEAHGNTLIFLGQEL
- a CDS encoding copper-binding protein, whose translation is MKLTLIAVTSTVIALSLSAHAADMPGMKMDDMAMDGQPMKAQTAQAPVAKAAGTVKSIDSAKHTVTIAHGAVPAVKWPPMTMGFKATEAQLAAVKVGDQVNFEFQLEGATATIVSIDVAK
- a CDS encoding aldehyde dehydrogenase family protein, with the protein product MSLALERLVAGTPIPFSGNRVTVVSPELAARFQPGDHLLVEQVSGELLLIPVADQQAASVAIERAEAAFTAMSTVSDQAISTFFDLFAQRLETPQCWDLIAAANLADIERAKARGRSTTRLLADERMRRDMIAGLRAWRDAPASRGKVISCVEHDGWKVEQVVSPLGIVAFVFEGRPNVFADAAGVLRTGNTAVLRIGSDALGTAQAIVTHALNPALSDAGLPVGAVSLVESVNHAAGWAMFADRRLSLAVARGSGRAVSQLGSIAQQAGTAVSLHGTGGAWLIADKDADATRFAAVVRNSLDRKVCNTMNVCLIQRDRAADLVPLFLDALQQAGSARAQGCKLHIVEGSESYLPTHWLSASVEVLRAEGYRTEAMAEPLPEDQLGREWEWEETPEASLMIVDDLDRAIALFNRYSPQFTVSLISENDAAHERFYNAVNAPFVGNGITRWVDGQYALNKPELGLSNWESGRLFARSAILSGDGVFTVRSRMTQTSLSVKR
- a CDS encoding carbonic anhydrase; its protein translation is MKALIDGFLKFQNEAFPQRTDLFKHLATTQHPGTLFITCSDSRVVPELLTQQEPGELFVIRNAGNIVPSYSPHPGGVSATVEYAVAVLGVSDIVICGHSDCGAMTAIASCKCMDHLPAVSGWLQHAESAKVINQSRPHATDAAKVSSMVRENVIAQLANIQTHPSVRLAQEKGLLNLHGWVYDIETGSIDALEASSRTFVSLAEHPATCAVYGKTVQAA
- a CDS encoding GNAT family N-acetyltransferase, which codes for MSSIELHAAKRDELDTIENLMQFYVYDFSEWLPLKLGEHGFFNIQPKPGYWRTPATRPFLIRVDGELAGFVSVDGDTHLEGAEYNIGYFFVSRRFRGQGVAKFVVSTLLSQFPGQWQIFHLDANPPARRFWAKVIPDLAGGQFTLHQRSVDGYPCTFYRFQCPSPSP
- the cynR gene encoding transcriptional regulator CynR translates to MLLRHLRYLLAVADHGGFTRAAEALHVSQPTLSQQIRQLEETLGVSLFDRTSRTVKPTDAGEAYIECARRVLVELDAGKRALHDVKDLSRGTLRLAMTPTFMAYLVGPLVRDYVARYPNIHLEIFELSMDDIEAGLADDSLDIAIAFNDVRNADIESIPAFTETLGVMVGQGHPLYDSQVALPAEELAQLAFALLTPDFVTRTRINEYFAQEQITPKVVIEVNSVSTLLEVIRHTAIATILPEAIASQERALRKIPLLGAAPTRGAALLRRKNNYHSAASVAFMNLVLGTPALASTTSIFH
- a CDS encoding BON domain-containing protein, whose product is MKLRSFEQYSHHLESVAHDAWLTTRVKSVLAMDDPTLGLQIHVKTHAGTVALSGRVTTHRQCEKVVALTRSVQGVVDVDARELLTHVFTPGSFPEPPDAEERSERRPPDDK
- a CDS encoding DNA topoisomerase III — protein: MRLYLCEKPSQAKDIAAVLGAKRRGDGCWLGTDVTVTWCIGHLLETAPPDAYDARYKRWVLADLPIIPDKWKMTVKPRTASQYKAVKRLLGEADELVIATDADREGEMIARELVEHCRYRGPIRRLWLSALDDASIRKALAALKPGAETFSLYHSALGRSRADWLIGMNMSRLFTLLGRQSGYQGVLPVGRVQTPTLRLVVDRDRSIADFVPVAYWAIDVQLLHDGTAFTAQWRAASDACDDQDRCLNQSLAQSAAQAIGNAASARVKKLRTERMREVAPLPFDLGTLQEVCSKKLGLGAQETLDIAQALYETHKVITYPRSDCGFLPMSQHSEAPGILAALRQADPTLNALNDYLEPQRRSRAWNDAKVTAHHGIIPTAAAKNLDRLVGKQRAVYTLIRARYLAQFLPNHEYDRTQADFDCAGEALRAVGKQIVEPGWKRALPEALAPAKGREVPAPQTLPALAEGLDCAVADVKLKDLWTQPPKPFTEGDLIKAMKNVAKLVEDPLLKQKLKDTTGIGTEATRASIIQGLLDRGYLIKNGKALAATPAAFSLIDAVPRAIADPGTTAIWEQALDMVQSGEMSLEEFVTKQAAWMSKQVARCAGLSLTISGPASPAGRGAAPWKNKRKPAKRKPSTGTKRTAKPAS
- the cynS gene encoding cyanase, coding for MQQSHAYNDPSLALTTSILDAKARKNLSWQDLTDGTGLGLAYVTAALLGQHPLPETAAKVIGEKLDLDADTVARLQIIPLRGSLSGVPTDPTIYRFYEMIQIYGTTLKALVHEQFGDGIISAINFKLDMKKVEDPEGGSRAVITLDGKFLPLRPF
- a CDS encoding DoxX family protein, whose amino-acid sequence is MNTSISSAVKGLHLNLDRAGSWLAPLTLRLFIAWEFFESGLEKWNGENWFADIQDRFPFPFDQLPATLNWELSMWVELIGALAILAGLGTRISAISLMVVTVVATAAVHWPADWSTLSELAQGYAISNKGHGNFKLPLIYLAALMPLLLSGAGKLSLDTLLARFFWRRHNR